From Macaca fascicularis isolate 582-1 chromosome 14, T2T-MFA8v1.1, a single genomic window includes:
- the LOC102141063 gene encoding pepsin A-2/A-3 → MKWLLLLGLVALSECIIHKVPLVRKKSLRRNLSEHGLLKDFLKKHNFNPASKYFPQAEAPTLIDEQPLENYLDMEYFGTIGIGTPAQDFTVIFDTGSSNLWVPSVYCSSLACTNHNRFNPQDSSTYQSTSGTVSITYGTGSMTGILGYDTVQVGGISDTNQIFGLSETEPGSFLYYAPFDGILGLAYPSISSSGATPVFDNIWNQGLVSQDLFSVYLSADDQSGSVVIFGGIDSSYYTGSLNWVPVSVEGYWQISVDSITMNGEAIACAEGCQAIVDTGTSLLTGPTSPIANIQSDIGASENSDGEMVVSCSAISSLPDIVFTINGIQYPVPPSAYILQSQGSCISGFQGMDVPTESGELWILGDVFIRQYFTVFDRANNQVGLAPVA, encoded by the exons ATgaagtggctgctgctgctgggtcTGGTGGCGCTCTCTGAGTGCATCATCCACAA GGTCCCCCTCGTCAGAAAGAAGTCCTTGAGGCGCAACCTGTCCGAGCATGGCCTGCTGAAGGACTTCCTGAAGAAGCACAACTTCAACCCAGCCAGCAAGTACTTCCCCCAGGCGGAGGCGCCCACCCTGATAGACGAACAGCCCCTGGAGAACTACCTGGAT ATGGAGTACTTCGGCACTATCGGCATCGGAACCCCTGCCCAGGATTTCACCGTGATCTTTGACACCGGATCCTCCAACCTGTGGGTACCCTCAGTCTACTGCTCCAGTCTCGCGTGCA CCAACCACAACCGCTTCAACCCTCAGGATTCCTCCACCTACCAGTCCACCAGCGGGACAGTCTCCATCACCTACGGCACCGGCAGCATGACAGGCATCCTCGGATACGACACTGTCCAG GTTGGAGGCATCTCGGACACCAATCAGATCTTCGGCTTGAGCGAGACCGAACCCGGCTCCTTCCTGTATTATGCTCCCTTCGACGGCATCCTGGGGCTGGCCTACCCCAGCATTTCCTCGTCCGGGGCCACACCCGTCTTTGACAACATCTGGAACCAGGGCCTGGTTTCTCAGGACCTCTTCTCTGTCTACCTGAGCGC CGATGACCAGAGTGGCAGCGTGGTGATATTTGGTGGCATTGACTCTTCTTACTACACTGGAAGTCTGAACTGGGTTCCTGTTTCTGTCGAGGGTTACTGGCAGATCTCCGTGGACAG CATCACCATGAACGGAGAGGCCATCGCCTGCGCTGAGGGCTGCCAGGCCATTGTTGACACCGGCACCTCTCTGCTGACCGGCCCAACCAGCCCCATTGCCAACATCCAGAGCGACATCGGAGCCAGCGAGAACTCAGATGGCGAG ATGGTGGTCAGCTGCTCAGCCATCAGCAGCCTGCCCGACATCGTCTTCACCATCAATGGAATCCAGTATCCTGTGCCACCCAGTGCCTACATCCTGCAG AGCCAGGGCAGCTGCATCAGCGGCTTCCAGGGCATGGACGTCCCCACCGAATCTGGAGAGCTTTGGATCCTGGGTGATGTCTTCATCCGCCAGTACTTCACTGTCTTCGACAGGGCAAACAACCAGGTCGGCCTGGCTCCCGTGGCTTAA